A window of Thiovulum sp. ES genomic DNA:
ATCTATCGCCTAAAATATATCTATTTGGATGGTAAAGCATTTGATGTTCTTTATTAAAAATATAGATGTAACCCGTTTCACCTATTCTTGTTTCAATTATAATTTTTTCAATCTTTTTTGAGAGTGCATTTTTCCTACTCTCCATCTCTCGTTCGATGTCATCTGTATAAAAACCTGTTCCAACAATCCAATCCCACTCTGAAAATAGTTTAAAATAGCTTGTTTTCTCCTTTTTATCACTTCCTCCAGCTCGTTTCCATTGATATGAGTAGTATCCATCTTTTATTCGTATTGCACGATAAATTATATTTTTCAAGATTTTATCTTCATCTTTATCAAGTAAAACTGTTCCGCTTTCAATATCTTTTTTTATTGGATGACTTATAAAATTGTGATTTTTTGAAACAATCCAGATGTAATTATTGTTTTCATAACGAAAGGAATCAACAAACTCTTTTGCCAATCTTTGAGCTTCTTCTTTTGAAATTCTTCCGTTTAAAGATGCATTATATAGATTATTTATAACTTCAATTGAGAGATCAACCATGTTTTTAATCTCCTCTTTTTTATTATAAATAATCTCCTTTTTATGAAAAACAATCTCTTTGTAATAGTCATCAACAACTTCATAAACACGATTTAAAACCTCTTTGCCATGATTTTCCATTAATTTGTAATTGTGTTCTCTGTTGAGAGGCAAAATGTAAAAATAGACAACAAGAAATTGAATTACAAGCAGGAAAAAAGCAAGAAGCAGAGTCTTTTTAACAATGGCAGATTTAAACACAGTTTTACCTAATTTTAATTGAAATGAGTGCGACTAAGTTTGACAAAAGAGAAATTATCCAAAAACGAACAATGATTTTATTTTCATGCCAATTTTTCATCTCAAAATGGTGATGAATTGGTGTCATTAAAAAGATTCTCTTTTTTCTAGTTTTAAAACTAGCAACTTGTAAAATAACAGTCATTGCTTCAACAACAAAAATAAGACCAATTAAAATTAGTAAAATCTCATTTTTTGTAACAATTGCTAAATAGCCTAAAAATCCACCAATTGCTAAACTACCAGAATCTCCCATGAAAACTTCAGCAGGATGAGCATTGTACCAGAGAAAACCAGTCAAAGCACCTGTTAAAGAAGCTCCAATAATTGCAACTTCACCAATCCCATCAATATCTGGAAGAAGCAGATATTCGCTCAAAATTGCATTTCCGCTTAAATAAGCAAAAATTGAAAGAGTTAAAACGGAAAATATCGAGGGAACGGTCGCAAGTCCATCAAGTCCATCTGTTAAATTTACAGCATTTGAGGTGCTGATCATAACAAGAACAGCAAATGGGATCATGTAAATTCCCATTTCCAACACTGAATTTTTCATAAAAGGCATATATAATTCTGTTGAAAAACCTGAGTTGTATAAAATAACTCCAATAATAGTAGAGAGAAGAATCAGCAAAAGCATCTTCATTTTTGCACTCAAACCGCCACTATTTTTTTTGCCAAGAACTTTCCCGAGATCATCTACTATTCCAATTCCAGAAAAGAATAGTATTGCCAAAACTCCACCAATTGCATAAATGTTAGAACAATGAATTGTCATTAAAGATGAAAAAAGTGTTGCAAAAACAAATACCAATCCACCCATTGTAGGAGTTTTTCCTTTTATCGAGTGTTGTTTTACAGAATCATGGATTGGTTGTTGAAAACTTTTTGATTTTGCCCAACGAATATAGACAGGCATTAAAAAAAGAACAAGAAAGAGAGAGAGAATGAAACCAAACCCTGCTCTAAAAGTTATATATTGAAAAACATTTATGTCAAAAAGTAGATAAAGTTCATAAAGCAAAACAGACTCCTAAAGATTACTTAATTCTTCAATAAGTTTCATTGGAGTAAATGAGAAACTGTTTCCTTTGTAATTTTGCGATGCAAAACTGTGAGCAAGTGAAGCTGATATTGTTGTATCCAAAAGAGAGTAGTGTTGAGCTACAAGAGCACCAATCATTCCGGCGAGAACATCTCCACTTCCACCTTTTGCAAGATTTTGAGAACCAAAAGTATCAATATAAATTTTTCCATTCTGTCCAATAATTCTGTTTGCACCTTTTAAAAATAGAACACTATTCGGATATTTTTCAGAGAATGCTGTAACAAGCTCAACTCTTCTTTTAATAACATCAGAAACAGAAATAGTAATTCCCATTGCAGTTTGCAAAACTGAAACAAACTCTTTTGGATGTGGAGTTAAAATTAAATTATCTGGTCGCTTATTTAAAATCTCAAAGATAATTTTGTCATGAAGAATATCAGCATCAAGAACAAGTGGCAATGATGAGGTTAGAAGAGTATTTTTAAAATGCTCAATTCCAATATTTCCAAGTCCCATTCCCGCAACAATAACAGCACTATTTTTTGGAACATCTCGACTTTGCATAATTTCATAAGGAATATCTCGCTTGATTCTGCTAACAAGTGTATTTAAACCAGAACCAAAATTTTGAGAAGCAAGAGATGAAAGAGTAGAAGCACCCTCTTTATCACCACTTAAAATTGCAACATGTCCATAATCTCCTTTATGAGTCCCTTTTTGTGTTCGATGAGGTAATTTTAAATCACTCTTTTCTAAAGTAAAAAATTTTCTCGAATTTCCGTAAATCTTTTTTGATACACCTAAATCAACAACTTCAACTGTTCCAATAAGATCTTTTGCTTCATCAGAAAAAAGAGATATTTTTTTAGCTCCCATAACAACTGTGTGATCACATTTAACAGCTTCACCGCTACTATTTCCATTTTCATCAAGCCCAGATGGAATATCGATAGCAATTTTATAACCATTTAATTTATTAATATCTCTAAAGAGTCCAAGAGTTTTTTCGTTTGCGGGAAGCTTAAAACCAGCACCAAAAAGAGCATCAACAATAATGTCGCCATCTTCTAATTTATAAATTCTATCAACACCAACAGCTAAAGCTCTCTTCATCTGTAATCTTGCCAATTCACTTTTTGGAGGTGCGGAAAGATATAGCTTTACATTATAGTCTCCATAGAGTTGTCGAGCCACAACAATTCCATCAGCACCGTTATTTCCTGAACCACTTAAAACAACAATTTTTTTCCCTTTTGGAAATTTCTTTTTTATGTAGTTTGATACACCAGTACCAGCATTTTCCATCAATGTATCTTCCGAAAGAAAGTATTCGGCATACAATTTTTTATCTAAGTTTAAAGTTTCTTTAAAAATATTTTCCATTTTTGACCTTTTTCAAAATAATAGCAAAAGAGAGTTTTTGAATTAGAACTTTAAAAATTATTTTTAAATATAATTTAAAATATTATTTTTTTGAGAAAATAACGATAATAGAAAACAAATAGAAAACAAAAGGAATGCGAAATGAAATATGCTATTTTCTTAATCTTTGTAATTTTTTCAGCATGTGAAGATTCTTCGACCTCATCGCAAAAAGAGGAAATTAGTGAAAATGAAATTGTTGAAACATTGCCAGAAGTTGAAATAGAAGAGAACATTACGGAAGAGATAAACGATACAGAAATTGTTGAAGAGATTCCTGAAATAGAAGAGAATATTACGGAAGAGATAAACGATACAGAAATTATTGAAATTGAAGAAAATATAACAGAAAAAAATAGTAGTGGTGGGGTTTTTTCAGGAGATTCCCTTTTTCCTCCAAATACAGATTTTGATACAGAAATTCCAGTTTATATTGAACCAGAAATTGAGATTGAAATTTTGGAAGAGAAAGAAGTTAAAACTCTTTCAGGCGAAATTGGGAATAAATTTCTTTCAAATTCATACTATTGGAAAATTGTTGATGAGGTCTCTGTTTTTGGAAAATTGGAAATTGAGGCGGGAACAACTCTTTTTGGAGAGACCACAAACTCTATTTTAACAGTTGAGAAAGGTGGAGAAATTTGGGCTGTTGGAAATGCAAAAAATCCTATTCTTTTTACTTCTCTCAAGAAATTTGATCCGCTTTGGAATTACAATAATTGGGGCGGTCTGCGAATCTTTGGTGATGAAAATTCTAGTAGTGGTGCTTTGAAATTTGTTCAAATTGATAATGGTGGCTCGAGAAATTATCATGGTCTGCTTCTCGATGAGGTTGACGAAATGCTAATTGAGTATCTTTTTGTAAATGACTCTCAGCGAGATGGAATTTATATTATCGGTGGTGATGTAAATTTGCGACACACAATTATTTTTGGTGCAAAAGGGGATTCTCTCGTTATTGATAGTGATTGGGGTGGAAAAATGCAAAATATCTATATCAAACAGGAGCGAGGAAATTTTGGCGATGATTCCGCAGGTCTTCAAATTGGCGGTGGAACAGATCAAAATATGATAATTTCAAACCTAACAATTGAGAGCGAAAATAGTAGCAGTGGCGATGGAATTCACTTAAAATCTGGCAGTTATATAAATATATACAACTCTCTTATAACTGGCTATCGTTCTGGTGCTTGTATTCGTGCAGAAGATTCTCTTGAAAATATCGCAAATTATGATTTTAATTCATCTGTTTTGGGACTTTGTGGAGGTGGAACATTTCTCTCAACTGGAGGCGGAAAAGAGATTTTAAAAACTTCTTTTTCAAACGGCGAAAATAATATTTCAAAAGCTCTTTCACTTTCCGCACTCTCAAAACTAGCAAAACCTGTTGAAACAAACAGTATTGATTCTTGGTTTGATGATTACAAAGAGGAGTTTCTCGGAGCATTTTACACAGACTCAAATCGAACTTGGTGGAGTAGTTGGTTAGGTGAATGAGTTTTTTTGTCGGAAAAATCCGACAAGCTCTAAGCCTCTTTAAGTCCAATTCTGATAATTTCATCAAGACTTGTTTCATGTTTCATCAACATATCAACAAGACCATCTCGGAGGGTTATCATTCCTTCTGACCTCATCGCCCGACGGAGTTCAAAATCGGAGGCACTATCTTTAACAAGCTCTTTTGCTCGATCTGTCATCAAAAAAAGTTCGCCGACAGCTTGTCTTCCATTGTATCCCGTGAAATTACATTTTGAACACCCTTTTGCTTTGTAAATTTCGGCATCTTCAGGCAAACCATATTCCGTCGCATACATTTCAGAAATTCTGTCTTCCACCTTACAACTATTACAAAGTTTCCGAACAAGTCTCTGTGCAAGAACTCCCCGCAAAGTAGAAGTAATCAAAAACTTATCAATTCCAATATCATCAAGTCTTGTTATCGCTGCGGTAGCTGTATTTGTGTGAAGTGTTGAAAGTAAAAGGTGTCCTGTAAGAGCAGCTTGAATCCCAATTGTCGCAGTCTCTTTATCCCGCATTTCCCCAACCATTACAATATCAGGGTCTTGTCGCAAAATTGAACGGAGAGCAGAGGCAAAAGTCAAACCAACTTTAGAATTTGCCTGAATTTGAGAAACATTGTCCGCTTTGTATTCAACAGGGTCTTCAACAGTCATGATGTTTTTTTCTGGTGTCGCAATACTCTGTAAAAAGGCATGGAGTGTTGTTGATTTCCCTGAACCAGTTGGTCCAGTAATCAAAATCATTCCATGCGAATATTTTAAAAGTTGCCGAAATTGATCTGTCATTTCATCAGAAAATCCAAGTTCTTCAAGTGTTGGAATATTTTCAGACTGCATCAGAATCCGCATAACGACTCTTTCCCCATGATACGATGGCAAAACAGAAACCCGAATATCTACAACTTCACCCGCGATTTTAATTTGTGTTCGACCATCTTGTGGAATTCTCTTTTCCGAAATATCCAGATTTGAAATTACTTTAATTCTGCTTATGATTAAACTAATAATCTTGCTCTCAATTTCAACATATTTTATTAAAGCACCATCAACACGAAAACGAACTTCACCCTTGTGTTCTTGTGTCTCAATATGAATATCTGAAGCACCTCTTTTGACAGCTTGAAAAAAGAGAGCATTTACAAATTTGATAATTGGAGCGGACTCTTCAGAAGTCAAAATATCAGATGAGTTTTGAAGAAATTCCGCTAGATTTATATCCTCTTCGTCTTCATCTTTTTCATCCTCTTTGACAGTTGTCGCTCGTAAATCTTCATCATTTTTTAGTTCAAGCGAACGGTGATAAAAATTTTCATATGTCTTCTCTTCTAAGTGATAAATTGGAAAATCTACATTTAATTTTGTTACAAAATGGACGGCTTCACCAATTCTCTTTTTATCAATAATTGCATAAATATTTTCATTGTCATCATTTCCAAAAAGCACTCCATATTTTATAGCCATACTAATATCTATATTTTCTGGAATATATGGAAAGAGTTCGATATTTTCAAGGGTTTCAATTTGAATCATGGTTTTTTTATAAAATTTAAAGAAGTTATTTTTCTAAAAATTTATCCTTTCTTTATATTATACATTAAAAAAAAGTCGGATTTCTCCGACTAGTTTTAAGTTATGATTTTTGCGATTGTGTATCCGATAAAACTAAGAACATAAGCTGAAATGGTTGTAAAAGCGATGAGGTATAGGAAATATATTTTCTTTCCACTCTCTTTCACAAAAACAATACTTGCCGCAAAACATGGAATATAAATCATGACAAAAATAATAAATGCGACCGCTGAAGCAAGTGGAATATTTTCACGGAGAAGTTCGATTAGTGTTTCGCTCTCTTCATCGACCTCATCGCCAATTGAGTATAAAACACCGAGAGTTGCAACAATCACCTCTTTTGCGGCGACACCAGTTTCAAGTGCGACTGCCATTTTCCAATCAAAACCGAGAGGCTCAAAAATTGGTTCGGATAATTTTCCAACTTGACCTAAATAACTATTTTCTAATTCAATTTGTTTTGACTCTTCTGGAGAGAAATCTTCCGAAATTTCAACTTTTGGAAATGAACTTGCAAACCAAATAAGAATAGATGCGAAAAGAATAAATGTTCCCGCTTTTTTAAGATACATAATTGCCTGAGTATAGACTGTATGCCAAAGTAGATAAAGCGATGGCATTCTGTAAGTTGGCAACTCCATTACAAACGGTTCATCTTTTCCTTTAAAAACAAAAACCCGTAAGATTTTCGCACCAATTAAACCAAAAATTGCACCTGACATATAAATCGCAAAAAGCCAATTTCCTGCCGACTCTGTTGGGAAAAATGCACTTACAAAAAGAACATAAACAGGCAGTTTTGCACCACAACTCATAAATCCAATTATGAACATTGTTAGGAGTCGGTCTTTTTCACTTTTTAGAGTTCGTGCTGACATATATGCTGGAATTGAACATCCAAAACCTGTAACAAGCGGAATGAAACTTTTTCCGTGCAAACCAAATTTATGAAAAAATCCATCAAGCAAAAATGCGACTCGACTCATGTAGCCAGTTGTCTCTAAAATCGCAATTCCTAAAAAGAGAATTAGAATATTTGGTAAAAAAAGTAGAACCGCACCAACTCCTCCAATCACTCCATCAACAATTAGAGAATTCCAAAGTGGATGAGAAATATATCCGCCAATATATGAACCAATAAAAGATATAAATCCATCTATCCAATCCATTGGAATTGAGCCAATTTCAAAAGTTAGCTGAAAAAGTCCCCACATTAAAAATAGGAAAATTGGAATTCCAAAAAATTTATGAAGAAGAATTGAATCTACTTTTTCAGTTCGGCTTTCTAATTTCTTTTTCCGAATATCAACACTCTCTTCAACAATTCCCTTTGAAATGGCAACTCTCTCTTCTGAAAATATTGAATCCATATTTTTTTCTTCGTAGTGAATATGAATGTGTTCGAGAGACTCTTTTAAAAGCGGAGAGAGTTCCACCCAAAGAATATCTTCATGCAATTTTTCGTAAATATCAGAAGAGTTTTGTAAAAGTTTGAGAGCATTTGCACGGTTTGAAAGATTTTGGAATTGAAAATCACGAGTGTTTAAGAAGTATTCGAGATTTAAAATCTCTTCTTCAATGACTTGGGAATAGACAAGGCGATTTTCAGAAGTTTTTTTATCAATATGTAGATTTACAATTTGCTCTAGGAGTTCATCAATTCCAATTTTTTTCTTTGCAGAGATTTTGACAACAGGAATTCCGATGAGAGTCGAGAGATTTTCAGAGTCGATAACGATATTTTTCTCTTCAGCTTCATCAATCATATTAAGAGCGAGAACAACTTTTAGATTTAATTCAAGAAGTTGAGTTGTTAAAAAAAGACTTTTTTCCAATTGAGTAGAGTCTGCAACATTTACGATGAGGTCGTATTCTTCATTTTGCAGAAAATCACTTGTTACTTTTTCGTCAAGTGTATAATTTTGAAGTGAATAAGAACCTGGTAAATCGATAAAATTTATCTCAATTCCACGAAACTTTGCAAAGACCTCTTTTTTTTCAACTGTAACACCTGCAAAATTTCCAACTTTTAAATTGCTATCACTTATAGAATTTATAAGGGAGCTTTTTCCAACATTTGGCTGACCAACAACAGCAATTTTAATCATTTTCCACCTCAATAGATTTTGCTTCACTTTTACGAAGAGCAATGTGAGTTCCGCCGACTTTAATTTCAAGATTTTCGCGATTTGGATTGCAATTTTCAAGAGTTACGATTGAACCTCGAGAAATTCCAAAAGAGTTAAAGCGATTTTTTAATTCACTATCAGAATTTATTTTGACAATTTTTCTTTTGTCGCCTTTTTTCATTTCAAAAATTGTTTGCAAAACAACTCCTCTAAATTTTCTGCAATTGTAAAAAAATATTTAAAAAAAGAGATTACTATTTAAAAAACAAATCTGTTTCTAAGTTATATCTCAATTAATTGTTAAAATTTTCACCAAAAAAAGAGATTCCTTGAATATTTTTGAAGAGATAAGAGAAAATTTTGATAGAGAGAAATTTTTAAAAGAGATTGGAGTTAAAACACAGACACACAAAGTATCTTTTTTTCATAAAGATTTTACAAATGAAGAGTTTGACAAAAGCAGAGTTTTAATTCTTGATTTTGAACACTCAAAAAGTCATCAAATTTACGAAATCGGTCTTATTATTTTGGAAAATAAAAAGATTGTGGAGAGTTGGTTTGAAGAGTTTCAATTGGAGTTGAGTGATTACTATTTTGATTTTGACAAAAAAAGAATGGTCGAAGTTAGCCCAGATTTTAATTTTGATAAACAGAAATTAGAACCTCATCACCTCCAAAAATTGATCTCTTTAATTGAGAATTCTCATTTTATAATCGCTCACAATTTTACTGCTGAAATGCAAATTATTCACAAAATTCTCTATCCAAATTTGAAATTTAATGTTAGAAATTTAAGTATTTACAATGACGAAAAAGTGATTTGCACAAAAAGAAGTTTTGATAACAAATATTTTAAAAAGATGAATATTTTTGAGAGCTTTTCTAACTCAAAGATTTCCCAACATTTTGGTTGGAGTGTCCAATTTGAAGATAATCAATTTGTTTTTAAAAACCATATTTTAAATATCGGTTTTCCTTTTTCTAATTACCCTCAAAATATTTCAAATGTTAAATTGCACAATGCTTTTTACGACACACTGGTAACACTTACAAACTATTTGAGTTTAAAATATTTAAATAAATAGAACAAGTCGGATTTTTCCGACTATTTTTACAAATTTGAGAAATCAACTTTTGGCAAACTTGCAAATCCAGGTTTTGCAAATAAATATCCCTGATAAAGAGAAATATCAATATTTCGTAGAAATTTAAACTCCTCTTCTTTTTCAACTCCCTCTGCTAGAACATCAATTCCAAGTTCTAAGCAGACTTCACAAACTGCACGAACAACCGACTGTTTCGCACCATTTTTATGAATATCTCTAATTAAGTCAATGTCGAGTTTTAAAACTTCTGGTTTTACATTTATTAACATATTTAATCCAGCATAACCTGAACCAAAATCATCAATGGCTATATTTACTCCATCTTGTTTAATAATATTTAAAATACTTGCGAGATGATTTTTGTTGTAAATCTCTTCATTTTCCGTAACTTCAATTATCAATTTCCGATGATCAAATCCGTATTGTTCGGCTTTAAGAAGTGTTCTCTCAATAAATTCACCACCATTAAAAGTTACAGCAGATGGAGAGAAGTTAAAATTTAACTCTGTATTGACTCCAAGTTTTTGAGCAAGTTCAATCGCTTTTTCTCGGCTATATTGGTCAAAAAGATTAAAATCGCATTTATCAACTTTGTCAAAAACCATATATGGAGGTTCTCCATCTCCACCTCGAATTAAAACTTCATATGAGACAATTTTTTTCTCATCAATGTCTATAATTGGCTGAAAAGCATGAGAGATATTTATTTTTTGGAAATATTCTGGAAAAGTCATTGTAGCCTCCATTTGCCTTTTAAAAAAGCATTTAACAGTTTTTTTGATCTACCTTTTGAAATATCGGCAATACATTTCCCGTCAGAGAAAAAATCATTCATTCCATCAAGTTTTTCAATATCTTCTTTTTCTAAATGAGCATAACCCATTGACCAATTTTCAAAATCTCTTTGATAAATACTTTCTGAGATTATCTCAACAATATTTGTGTGTCGTTCATCATATTTGATTTTCTCAAAAAGTTCAGAAACATCTTTTTCGCTACCTTCGAGAACTTGAAAGAAGCTACCGTTTTCATAGAGTAGCATTCCCGTTATATTTAAATCTCTATTTTTCTCTTTGGCTTTTTTAAGCATTTCTAAAATTTTTTCTTGTGAAAAATGTTCAACTTCTCGACTTGCATATATTTTGTGAATGAGATTTTCCATTGTGAAGAACTCCGCCCTATGGTTTTCGGCACGTGTGCTAAATTGCCAAATTTTTATCCGATTCTAACAAAATTATTTGATCAGAATATGCTCATTTTCAACAAAAGCACAAACAAGTTTTTTAGCTCTTTCTAAACTCATGTCTTCAATTCCGTTAAATTGAAAAAAATCTTCCATTCCTTTAATCTTTTCAATATCAACTTTTCTTAGAATTGTGTACCCCATAGACCAATCACTAAAATACCTTTTATCAGTATGTTCAATAAAAACTGTTTTCACTTCTTTATGTCGATTATCTAATTTTATTCTCTCATAGAGTTTCATTGTTTCATCTTTTTCACCCTCGAGAACTTGAAAATAGTATTCATCGAGATGTAAAAGCATTCCTGTAATATCAAGATAGAAATTATTTTTCTGAGACTGTGCAACCATCTGAATAAAATCTTTATTCGAGAGCTTTTCTGTCTCCTTGCTACTATAAACTAAACGAACAATTTTTTCCATAAAAAAACTCCTTCTATTAAATTAATTTAAAATTATAACAATTTGGAAATTCCATCAAAAGCAACATTTGTCATGAAATCAATCTCATCTTTTTTGATAATTAGAGGAGGCATAAAATAGACAATATGCCCAAGAGGTCGAAGAAGAACCCCATTTTTCAAACCATGCTTGTAAATTTTTAGTCCAACTCTCTCTTCCCACTTGTAGCCTTTTAATTCAACTGCTCCAACCATACCTTGCTGTCGAACCTCTTTAACATTTGGAAGAGTTTTAAATTTTTCCAAACTTTCTGAGAGATAGTCAATTTTTTCTTGTAAATTTTCGATGATATTCTCATTTTCAAAAATATCAAGAGTTGCATTTGCAGCGGAACAGGCAAGAGCATTTCCTGTATAGCTATGAGAGTGAAGAAAAGATTTCATCTCTTTGTAATCACAATAGAATTCTCGATAAACATCATCAGTTGTTAAAACAAGAGACATTGGTAAATATCCTCCCGTCAAACCTTTTGAAACAATCATAAAATCTGGAGAAACCCCAGCATGTTCAAGTGCAAACATTTTTCCAGTTCGTCCAAATCCAGTGGCGACCTCATCGGCAATAAAATGAATTCCAAACTCTTTAGTGAGCTTCTTAATTTCGATGAGGTACTGCGGATGATACATGTTCATAGACCCCGCACACTGAATAAGTGGTTCAAGAATAATTCCAGAAATCTCAGAGCTTCTCTCTTCTAAAACTTTTCTTAACTCGGCAATAGGCTTCCAAATAGATTCCTCTTTTTGGTCAAAAGGAACTGGAACTTGAATTGAACGAATCATTATTTCACTATAAGTCTGTTTATAGAGTTCCACATCACCAATAGCTAAAGCTCCAAGAGTTTCACCATGATATGAATTTTTAAGAGAGATAAAAAATGGTCTTGTTTCACCTCTGTTTTTATGATAGTGAAAACTCATTTTTAGTGCAACTTCAACTCCAGCAGAACCATTATCCGCAAAAAAGACTTTGCTTAAACCATCTGGTGCAATCTTTAAAACTCTCTCCGAAACTTTGACTGCTTGTTCATGTGTAAAACCTGCAAGAATTACATGTTCGAGAGTTTGGAGTTGTTCTGTAATCTTTGAATTTATATACTCATTGCTATGTCCAAAAAGATTTACCCACCAAGAGCTTATCGCATCAAGATATCTGTTACCGTCAAAATCTTCTAAGTAGAGACCCTTTCCGCTTTTTATAGGAATCATTGGTAAAAATTCATGATCCTTCATCTGTGTGCATGGATGCCAAACCGTCGCTAAATCTCTTTCAACAAATTCACTATTTCTTCTCAAATCTAAAAATCCTTTACTTCATATCCTGCATCGAGGATTGTTTTCTTTGCACTATTTTTTGACTCTTTCTTTTTTCCGATAAATCTAATTTCAACTCGTCGGTTTTTTTCACGACCTTCAGGAGTTTTATTTGTTGCAACTGGTCTATATTCACCAAAACCTGCGCCGTGTGCTT
This region includes:
- a CDS encoding yjeF-like protein, hydroxyethylthiazole kinase-related (PFAM: YjeF-related protein N-terminus; Carbohydrate kinase~TIGRFAM: yjeF N-terminal region; yjeF C-terminal region, hydroxyethylthiazole kinase-related), whose product is MENIFKETLNLDKKLYAEYFLSEDTLMENAGTGVSNYIKKKFPKGKKIVVLSGSGNNGADGIVVARQLYGDYNVKLYLSAPPKSELARLQMKRALAVGVDRIYKLEDGDIIVDALFGAGFKLPANEKTLGLFRDINKLNGYKIAIDIPSGLDENGNSSGEAVKCDHTVVMGAKKISLFSDEAKDLIGTVEVVDLGVSKKIYGNSRKFFTLEKSDLKLPHRTQKGTHKGDYGHVAILSGDKEGASTLSSLASQNFGSGLNTLVSRIKRDIPYEIMQSRDVPKNSAVIVAGMGLGNIGIEHFKNTLLTSSLPLVLDADILHDKIIFEILNKRPDNLILTPHPKEFVSVLQTAMGITISVSDVIKRRVELVTAFSEKYPNSVLFLKGANRIIGQNGKIYIDTFGSQNLAKGGSGDVLAGMIGALVAQHYSLLDTTISASLAHSFASQNYKGNSFSFTPMKLIEELSNL
- a CDS encoding Fe2+ transport system protein A (PFAM: FeoA domain), whose amino-acid sequence is MQTIFEMKKGDKRKIVKINSDSELKNRFNSFGISRGSIVTLENCNPNRENLEIKVGGTHIALRKSEAKSIEVEND
- a CDS encoding phospho-N-acetylmuramoyl-pentapeptide-transferase (PFAM: Glycosyl transferase family 4~TIGRFAM: phospho-N-acetylmuramoyl-pentapeptide-transferase) encodes the protein MLYELYLLFDINVFQYITFRAGFGFILSLFLVLFLMPVYIRWAKSKSFQQPIHDSVKQHSIKGKTPTMGGLVFVFATLFSSLMTIHCSNIYAIGGVLAILFFSGIGIVDDLGKVLGKKNSGGLSAKMKMLLLILLSTIIGVILYNSGFSTELYMPFMKNSVLEMGIYMIPFAVLVMISTSNAVNLTDGLDGLATVPSIFSVLTLSIFAYLSGNAILSEYLLLPDIDGIGEVAIIGASLTGALTGFLWYNAHPAEVFMGDSGSLAIGGFLGYLAIVTKNEILLILIGLIFVVEAMTVILQVASFKTRKKRIFLMTPIHHHFEMKNWHENKIIVRFWIISLLSNLVALISIKIR
- a CDS encoding ferrous iron transporter FeoB (PFAM: Ferrous iron transport protein B; Ferrous iron transport protein B C terminus; Nucleoside recognition~TIGRFAM: ferrous iron transporter FeoB; small GTP-binding protein domain), giving the protein MIKIAVVGQPNVGKSSLINSISDSNLKVGNFAGVTVEKKEVFAKFRGIEINFIDLPGSYSLQNYTLDEKVTSDFLQNEEYDLIVNVADSTQLEKSLFLTTQLLELNLKVVLALNMIDEAEEKNIVIDSENLSTLIGIPVVKISAKKKIGIDELLEQIVNLHIDKKTSENRLVYSQVIEEEILNLEYFLNTRDFQFQNLSNRANALKLLQNSSDIYEKLHEDILWVELSPLLKESLEHIHIHYEEKNMDSIFSEERVAISKGIVEESVDIRKKKLESRTEKVDSILLHKFFGIPIFLFLMWGLFQLTFEIGSIPMDWIDGFISFIGSYIGGYISHPLWNSLIVDGVIGGVGAVLLFLPNILILFLGIAILETTGYMSRVAFLLDGFFHKFGLHGKSFIPLVTGFGCSIPAYMSARTLKSEKDRLLTMFIIGFMSCGAKLPVYVLFVSAFFPTESAGNWLFAIYMSGAIFGLIGAKILRVFVFKGKDEPFVMELPTYRMPSLYLLWHTVYTQAIMYLKKAGTFILFASILIWFASSFPKVEISEDFSPEESKQIELENSYLGQVGKLSEPIFEPLGFDWKMAVALETGVAAKEVIVATLGVLYSIGDEVDEESETLIELLRENIPLASAVAFIIFVMIYIPCFAASIVFVKESGKKIYFLYLIAFTTISAYVLSFIGYTIAKIIT
- a CDS encoding type II secretory pathway, ATPase PulE/Tfp pilus assembly pathway, ATPase PilB (PFAM: Type II/IV secretion system protein) gives rise to the protein MIQIETLENIELFPYIPENIDISMAIKYGVLFGNDDNENIYAIIDKKRIGEAVHFVTKLNVDFPIYHLEEKTYENFYHRSLELKNDEDLRATTVKEDEKDEDEEDINLAEFLQNSSDILTSEESAPIIKFVNALFFQAVKRGASDIHIETQEHKGEVRFRVDGALIKYVEIESKIISLIISRIKVISNLDISEKRIPQDGRTQIKIAGEVVDIRVSVLPSYHGERVVMRILMQSENIPTLEELGFSDEMTDQFRQLLKYSHGMILITGPTGSGKSTTLHAFLQSIATPEKNIMTVEDPVEYKADNVSQIQANSKVGLTFASALRSILRQDPDIVMVGEMRDKETATIGIQAALTGHLLLSTLHTNTATAAITRLDDIGIDKFLITSTLRGVLAQRLVRKLCNSCKVEDRISEMYATEYGLPEDAEIYKAKGCSKCNFTGYNGRQAVGELFLMTDRAKELVKDSASDFELRRAMRSEGMITLRDGLVDMLMKHETSLDEIIRIGLKEA
- a CDS encoding EAL domain-containing protein (PFAM: EAL domain), encoding MTFPEYFQKINISHAFQPIIDIDEKKIVSYEVLIRGGDGEPPYMVFDKVDKCDFNLFDQYSREKAIELAQKLGVNTELNFNFSPSAVTFNGGEFIERTLLKAEQYGFDHRKLIIEVTENEEIYNKNHLASILNIIKQDGVNIAIDDFGSGYAGLNMLINVKPEVLKLDIDLIRDIHKNGAKQSVVRAVCEVCLELGIDVLAEGVEKEEEFKFLRNIDISLYQGYLFAKPGFASLPKVDFSNL